One window of Amaranthus tricolor cultivar Red isolate AtriRed21 chromosome 13, ASM2621246v1, whole genome shotgun sequence genomic DNA carries:
- the LOC130797846 gene encoding auxin response factor 2A isoform X2: MSLSEVSIKATADKAGEQVSVAGKDAVVDPETALYKELWHACAGPLVTVPRINELVYYFPQGHIEQVEASTNQGAEQQMPVYNLPWKILCRVIDVQLKAEPDTDEVYAQIMLLPQGKENSGEKESSPIPQPHFHVHSFCKTLTASDTSTHGGFSVLRRHADECLPPLDMSRQPPTQELMAKDLHGNEWRFRHIFRGQPRRHLLQSGWSVFVSSKRLVAGDAFIFLRGENGELRVGVRRAMRQQDVVPSSVISSHSMHLGVLATAWHAYNSGTMFTVYYKPRTSPAQFIVPYDQYMESVKNQYSIGMRFKMRFEGEEAPEQRFTGTIVGVEDADPNRWQDSKWRCLKVRWDETSTIPRPDRVSPWQIEPALSPPTINPLPMTRGKRPRANVVTQSSDSSVLTREGFSKVVADPSPVGGFLRVLQGQEYSSLKPSLLDSNESDTVEKPNAWSNSVDKGKVNNANGSLKYPSENFMPSMRPEPAFADLLSGFGVQNESASGSHAPYQTTASSPMKKHMLDQDVKFNMLGSSWSIMPANLSLNLSESSMKHHSPSCNVSYQGQGSARYRGGFNEMQMLRSHRIDHQNGSWLMPPPPFYFDNHTQSRDAVTQPSQIEQEPNKPKDGSYKLFGIPLISSSTTQDSSILSRSVIEPATLISPVSLRLHNSDSDQSSEQSKSSKQMDCVPPCSEQEKKRPNSQSLSRDAQAKAHGGSSRSCTKVHKQGIALGRSVDLSKFSNYDQLVEELDCLFDFNGELKTNEKNWLIVYTDDEGDMMLVGDDPWQEFVGMVRKIFIYTKEEVQKMAPRTLNFRNEDNVPTTGGSDSKEAKQSIPSSASNAESH; this comes from the exons ATGAGTTTATCGGAAGTATCGATCAAAGCTACAGCTGATAAAGCAGGAGAACAGGTTTCCGTCGCCGGAAAAG ATGCTGTAGTGGATCCGGAAACAGCGCTGTATAAGGAGTTGTGGCATGCTTGTGCTGGACCTTTGGTGACCGTACCTCGTATAAATGAGCTTGTTTATTACTTTCCTCAAGGACATATTGAGCAG GTAGAAGCATCTACCAATCAAGGTGCTGAACAGCAAATGCCTGTGTATAATCTTCCTTGGAAGATCCTTTGTCGTGTTATTGATGTACAATTGAAG GCTGAACCAGACACAGATGAGGTTTATGCTCAAATCATGCTACTGCCTCAA GGAAAAGAGAATTCCGGGGAGAAGGAATCTTCTCCAATCCCTCAGCCGCATTTTCATGTCCATTCGTTTTGCAAGACATTGACGGCTTCTGACACGAGTACACATGGGGGGTTTTCGGTGCTTAGACGACACGCTGATGAATGTCTTCCTCCCTTG GATATGTCTCGACAACCACCTACTCAAGAATTGATGGCCAAGGATCTTCATGGAAATGAATGGCGTTTTAGACATATTTTTCGGG GTCAACCAAGGAGGCATCTGCTTCAGAGTGGTTGGAGTGTGTTCGTTAGTTCAAAAAGACTTGTGGCTGGTGATGCATTTATTTTTCTCAG AGGTGAGAATGGTGAACTTCGTGTTGGAGTGAGACGTGCTATGAGGCAACAAGATGTTGTGCCTTCATCTGTTATATCAAGTCACAGCATGCATCTTGGTGTTTTGGCTACAGCATGGCATGCTTACAACTCCGGAACAATGTTTACTGTTTACTACAAACCTAG GACAAGTCCTGCTCagttcattgttccttatgaTCAATATATGGAGTCAGTGAAGAACCAATACTCAATAGGTATGAGATTTAAGATGAGATTCGAAGGGGAAGAGGCTCCAGAGCAAAG ATTTACAGGCACTATTGTTGGTGTTGAAGATGCTGATCCTAATAGATGGCAAGACTCAAAATGGAGGTGTTTGAAG GTTCGCTGGGATGAAACTTCCACTATTCCTCGTCCAGATAGGGTCTCTCCCTGGCAAATTGAACCTGCTCTGAGTCCTCCGACAATAAATCCACTCCCAATGACTAGAGGAAAGAGGCCTCGTGCAAATGTGGTGACTCAGTCTTCTGACTCTTCTGTTCTTACAAGAGAAG GTTTTTCTAAAGTGGTAGCAGACCCTTCACCTGTTGGTGGGTTTTTAAGGGTCTTGCAAGGTCAAGAATATTCATCCTTGAAACCCAGCCTTTTAGACAGCAATGAGTCTGATACTGTTGAGAAACCAAATGCATGGTCTAATTCAGTTGACAAGGGAAAAGTCAATAATGCCAATGGCTCACTGAAATATCCTTCAGAAAATTTTATGCCTTCCATGAGGCCTGAACCAGCATTTGCTGATCTGCTATCAGGTTTTGGTGTCCAAAATGAATCAGCTTCTGGATCCCACGCGCCTTATCAAACTACAGCTAGTTCGCCAATGAAAAAGCATATGCTTGATCAAGATGTCAAATTTAATATGCTAGGAAGTTCCTGGTCTATAATGCCTGCAAATCTCTCACTAAATTTGTCGGAATCTAGTATGAAGCATCATTCACCCAGTTGCAATGTGTCATATCAAGGGCAAGGTAGTGCGAGGTATAGAGGAGGCTTCAATGAAATGCAAATGCTCCGCAGTCATAGAATTGACCATCAGAATGGAAGCTGGCTGATGCCTCCACCACCGTTTTATTTTGATAATCATACCCAATCCAGAGATGCTGTGACACAGCCTTCTCAGATTGAGCAAGAACCTAATAAACCGAAGGATGGGAGCTATAAATTATTTGGCATTCCCCTGATTAGTAGTTCTACCACACAAGACTCTTCTATTTTGAGCAGAAGCGTTATTGAGCCTGCTACTCTTATATCTCCCGTATCACTTCGATTACATAACAGTGATTCAGATCAAAGTTCAGAACAGTCCAAAAGCTCCAAACAAATGGATTGTGTGCCTCCTTGTAGTGAGCAGGAAAAGAAAAGGCCAAATTCCCAGTCACTTTCCAGGGATGCACAAGCAAAAGCACACGGTGGATCCTCTAGGAGCTGTACCAAG GTACACAAGCAGGGAATTGCACTTGGGAGGTCAGTGGACCTCTCAAAATTTAGTAACTATGATCAGTTGGTTGAAGAATTGGATTGCTTGTTTGATTTCAATGGGGAACTGAAGACCAATGAGAAGAATTGGCTGATTGTTTACACAGATGATGAGGGTGATATGATGCTGGTTGGTGATGATCCATGGCA GGAATTTGTTGGGATGGTGCGCAAAATTTTCATCTACACAAAGGAGGAAGTACAGAAGATGGCACCTAGGACTTTGAACTTCAGGAATGAAGATAATGTTCCAACTACAGGTGGTTCAGATTCCAAAGAAGCTAAACAGTCAATACCTTCATCGGCATCTAATGCTGAGAGCCATTAG
- the LOC130797846 gene encoding auxin response factor 2A isoform X1, translating to MSLSEVSIKATADKAGEQVSVAGKDAVVDPETALYKELWHACAGPLVTVPRINELVYYFPQGHIEQVEASTNQGAEQQMPVYNLPWKILCRVIDVQLKAEPDTDEVYAQIMLLPQGKENSGEKESSPIPQPHFHVHSFCKTLTASDTSTHGGFSVLRRHADECLPPLDMSRQPPTQELMAKDLHGNEWRFRHIFRGQPRRHLLQSGWSVFVSSKRLVAGDAFIFLRGENGELRVGVRRAMRQQDVVPSSVISSHSMHLGVLATAWHAYNSGTMFTVYYKPRTSPAQFIVPYDQYMESVKNQYSIGMRFKMRFEGEEAPEQRFTGTIVGVEDADPNRWQDSKWRCLKVRWDETSTIPRPDRVSPWQIEPALSPPTINPLPMTRGKRPRANVVTQSSDSSVLTREVGFSKVVADPSPVGGFLRVLQGQEYSSLKPSLLDSNESDTVEKPNAWSNSVDKGKVNNANGSLKYPSENFMPSMRPEPAFADLLSGFGVQNESASGSHAPYQTTASSPMKKHMLDQDVKFNMLGSSWSIMPANLSLNLSESSMKHHSPSCNVSYQGQGSARYRGGFNEMQMLRSHRIDHQNGSWLMPPPPFYFDNHTQSRDAVTQPSQIEQEPNKPKDGSYKLFGIPLISSSTTQDSSILSRSVIEPATLISPVSLRLHNSDSDQSSEQSKSSKQMDCVPPCSEQEKKRPNSQSLSRDAQAKAHGGSSRSCTKVHKQGIALGRSVDLSKFSNYDQLVEELDCLFDFNGELKTNEKNWLIVYTDDEGDMMLVGDDPWQEFVGMVRKIFIYTKEEVQKMAPRTLNFRNEDNVPTTGGSDSKEAKQSIPSSASNAESH from the exons ATGAGTTTATCGGAAGTATCGATCAAAGCTACAGCTGATAAAGCAGGAGAACAGGTTTCCGTCGCCGGAAAAG ATGCTGTAGTGGATCCGGAAACAGCGCTGTATAAGGAGTTGTGGCATGCTTGTGCTGGACCTTTGGTGACCGTACCTCGTATAAATGAGCTTGTTTATTACTTTCCTCAAGGACATATTGAGCAG GTAGAAGCATCTACCAATCAAGGTGCTGAACAGCAAATGCCTGTGTATAATCTTCCTTGGAAGATCCTTTGTCGTGTTATTGATGTACAATTGAAG GCTGAACCAGACACAGATGAGGTTTATGCTCAAATCATGCTACTGCCTCAA GGAAAAGAGAATTCCGGGGAGAAGGAATCTTCTCCAATCCCTCAGCCGCATTTTCATGTCCATTCGTTTTGCAAGACATTGACGGCTTCTGACACGAGTACACATGGGGGGTTTTCGGTGCTTAGACGACACGCTGATGAATGTCTTCCTCCCTTG GATATGTCTCGACAACCACCTACTCAAGAATTGATGGCCAAGGATCTTCATGGAAATGAATGGCGTTTTAGACATATTTTTCGGG GTCAACCAAGGAGGCATCTGCTTCAGAGTGGTTGGAGTGTGTTCGTTAGTTCAAAAAGACTTGTGGCTGGTGATGCATTTATTTTTCTCAG AGGTGAGAATGGTGAACTTCGTGTTGGAGTGAGACGTGCTATGAGGCAACAAGATGTTGTGCCTTCATCTGTTATATCAAGTCACAGCATGCATCTTGGTGTTTTGGCTACAGCATGGCATGCTTACAACTCCGGAACAATGTTTACTGTTTACTACAAACCTAG GACAAGTCCTGCTCagttcattgttccttatgaTCAATATATGGAGTCAGTGAAGAACCAATACTCAATAGGTATGAGATTTAAGATGAGATTCGAAGGGGAAGAGGCTCCAGAGCAAAG ATTTACAGGCACTATTGTTGGTGTTGAAGATGCTGATCCTAATAGATGGCAAGACTCAAAATGGAGGTGTTTGAAG GTTCGCTGGGATGAAACTTCCACTATTCCTCGTCCAGATAGGGTCTCTCCCTGGCAAATTGAACCTGCTCTGAGTCCTCCGACAATAAATCCACTCCCAATGACTAGAGGAAAGAGGCCTCGTGCAAATGTGGTGACTCAGTCTTCTGACTCTTCTGTTCTTACAAGAGAAG TAGGTTTTTCTAAAGTGGTAGCAGACCCTTCACCTGTTGGTGGGTTTTTAAGGGTCTTGCAAGGTCAAGAATATTCATCCTTGAAACCCAGCCTTTTAGACAGCAATGAGTCTGATACTGTTGAGAAACCAAATGCATGGTCTAATTCAGTTGACAAGGGAAAAGTCAATAATGCCAATGGCTCACTGAAATATCCTTCAGAAAATTTTATGCCTTCCATGAGGCCTGAACCAGCATTTGCTGATCTGCTATCAGGTTTTGGTGTCCAAAATGAATCAGCTTCTGGATCCCACGCGCCTTATCAAACTACAGCTAGTTCGCCAATGAAAAAGCATATGCTTGATCAAGATGTCAAATTTAATATGCTAGGAAGTTCCTGGTCTATAATGCCTGCAAATCTCTCACTAAATTTGTCGGAATCTAGTATGAAGCATCATTCACCCAGTTGCAATGTGTCATATCAAGGGCAAGGTAGTGCGAGGTATAGAGGAGGCTTCAATGAAATGCAAATGCTCCGCAGTCATAGAATTGACCATCAGAATGGAAGCTGGCTGATGCCTCCACCACCGTTTTATTTTGATAATCATACCCAATCCAGAGATGCTGTGACACAGCCTTCTCAGATTGAGCAAGAACCTAATAAACCGAAGGATGGGAGCTATAAATTATTTGGCATTCCCCTGATTAGTAGTTCTACCACACAAGACTCTTCTATTTTGAGCAGAAGCGTTATTGAGCCTGCTACTCTTATATCTCCCGTATCACTTCGATTACATAACAGTGATTCAGATCAAAGTTCAGAACAGTCCAAAAGCTCCAAACAAATGGATTGTGTGCCTCCTTGTAGTGAGCAGGAAAAGAAAAGGCCAAATTCCCAGTCACTTTCCAGGGATGCACAAGCAAAAGCACACGGTGGATCCTCTAGGAGCTGTACCAAG GTACACAAGCAGGGAATTGCACTTGGGAGGTCAGTGGACCTCTCAAAATTTAGTAACTATGATCAGTTGGTTGAAGAATTGGATTGCTTGTTTGATTTCAATGGGGAACTGAAGACCAATGAGAAGAATTGGCTGATTGTTTACACAGATGATGAGGGTGATATGATGCTGGTTGGTGATGATCCATGGCA GGAATTTGTTGGGATGGTGCGCAAAATTTTCATCTACACAAAGGAGGAAGTACAGAAGATGGCACCTAGGACTTTGAACTTCAGGAATGAAGATAATGTTCCAACTACAGGTGGTTCAGATTCCAAAGAAGCTAAACAGTCAATACCTTCATCGGCATCTAATGCTGAGAGCCATTAG
- the LOC130797846 gene encoding auxin response factor 2A isoform X3, protein MSLSEVSIKATADKAGEQVSVAGKDAVVDPETALYKELWHACAGPLVTVPRINELVYYFPQGHIEQVEASTNQGAEQQMPVYNLPWKILCRVIDVQLKAEPDTDEVYAQIMLLPQGKENSGEKESSPIPQPHFHVHSFCKTLTASDTSTHGGFSVLRRHADECLPPLDMSRQPPTQELMAKDLHGNEWRFRHIFRGQPRRHLLQSGWSVFVSSKRLVAGDAFIFLRGENGELRVGVRRAMRQQDVVPSSVISSHSMHLGVLATAWHAYNSGTMFTVYYKPRTSPAQFIVPYDQYMESVKNQYSIGMRFKMRFEGEEAPEQRFTGTIVGVEDADPNRWQDSKWRCLKVRWDETSTIPRPDRVSPWQIEPALSPPTINPLPMTRGKRPRANVVTQSSDSSVLTREGFGVQNESASGSHAPYQTTASSPMKKHMLDQDVKFNMLGSSWSIMPANLSLNLSESSMKHHSPSCNVSYQGQGSARYRGGFNEMQMLRSHRIDHQNGSWLMPPPPFYFDNHTQSRDAVTQPSQIEQEPNKPKDGSYKLFGIPLISSSTTQDSSILSRSVIEPATLISPVSLRLHNSDSDQSSEQSKSSKQMDCVPPCSEQEKKRPNSQSLSRDAQAKAHGGSSRSCTKVHKQGIALGRSVDLSKFSNYDQLVEELDCLFDFNGELKTNEKNWLIVYTDDEGDMMLVGDDPWQEFVGMVRKIFIYTKEEVQKMAPRTLNFRNEDNVPTTGGSDSKEAKQSIPSSASNAESH, encoded by the exons ATGAGTTTATCGGAAGTATCGATCAAAGCTACAGCTGATAAAGCAGGAGAACAGGTTTCCGTCGCCGGAAAAG ATGCTGTAGTGGATCCGGAAACAGCGCTGTATAAGGAGTTGTGGCATGCTTGTGCTGGACCTTTGGTGACCGTACCTCGTATAAATGAGCTTGTTTATTACTTTCCTCAAGGACATATTGAGCAG GTAGAAGCATCTACCAATCAAGGTGCTGAACAGCAAATGCCTGTGTATAATCTTCCTTGGAAGATCCTTTGTCGTGTTATTGATGTACAATTGAAG GCTGAACCAGACACAGATGAGGTTTATGCTCAAATCATGCTACTGCCTCAA GGAAAAGAGAATTCCGGGGAGAAGGAATCTTCTCCAATCCCTCAGCCGCATTTTCATGTCCATTCGTTTTGCAAGACATTGACGGCTTCTGACACGAGTACACATGGGGGGTTTTCGGTGCTTAGACGACACGCTGATGAATGTCTTCCTCCCTTG GATATGTCTCGACAACCACCTACTCAAGAATTGATGGCCAAGGATCTTCATGGAAATGAATGGCGTTTTAGACATATTTTTCGGG GTCAACCAAGGAGGCATCTGCTTCAGAGTGGTTGGAGTGTGTTCGTTAGTTCAAAAAGACTTGTGGCTGGTGATGCATTTATTTTTCTCAG AGGTGAGAATGGTGAACTTCGTGTTGGAGTGAGACGTGCTATGAGGCAACAAGATGTTGTGCCTTCATCTGTTATATCAAGTCACAGCATGCATCTTGGTGTTTTGGCTACAGCATGGCATGCTTACAACTCCGGAACAATGTTTACTGTTTACTACAAACCTAG GACAAGTCCTGCTCagttcattgttccttatgaTCAATATATGGAGTCAGTGAAGAACCAATACTCAATAGGTATGAGATTTAAGATGAGATTCGAAGGGGAAGAGGCTCCAGAGCAAAG ATTTACAGGCACTATTGTTGGTGTTGAAGATGCTGATCCTAATAGATGGCAAGACTCAAAATGGAGGTGTTTGAAG GTTCGCTGGGATGAAACTTCCACTATTCCTCGTCCAGATAGGGTCTCTCCCTGGCAAATTGAACCTGCTCTGAGTCCTCCGACAATAAATCCACTCCCAATGACTAGAGGAAAGAGGCCTCGTGCAAATGTGGTGACTCAGTCTTCTGACTCTTCTGTTCTTACAAGAGAAG GTTTTGGTGTCCAAAATGAATCAGCTTCTGGATCCCACGCGCCTTATCAAACTACAGCTAGTTCGCCAATGAAAAAGCATATGCTTGATCAAGATGTCAAATTTAATATGCTAGGAAGTTCCTGGTCTATAATGCCTGCAAATCTCTCACTAAATTTGTCGGAATCTAGTATGAAGCATCATTCACCCAGTTGCAATGTGTCATATCAAGGGCAAGGTAGTGCGAGGTATAGAGGAGGCTTCAATGAAATGCAAATGCTCCGCAGTCATAGAATTGACCATCAGAATGGAAGCTGGCTGATGCCTCCACCACCGTTTTATTTTGATAATCATACCCAATCCAGAGATGCTGTGACACAGCCTTCTCAGATTGAGCAAGAACCTAATAAACCGAAGGATGGGAGCTATAAATTATTTGGCATTCCCCTGATTAGTAGTTCTACCACACAAGACTCTTCTATTTTGAGCAGAAGCGTTATTGAGCCTGCTACTCTTATATCTCCCGTATCACTTCGATTACATAACAGTGATTCAGATCAAAGTTCAGAACAGTCCAAAAGCTCCAAACAAATGGATTGTGTGCCTCCTTGTAGTGAGCAGGAAAAGAAAAGGCCAAATTCCCAGTCACTTTCCAGGGATGCACAAGCAAAAGCACACGGTGGATCCTCTAGGAGCTGTACCAAG GTACACAAGCAGGGAATTGCACTTGGGAGGTCAGTGGACCTCTCAAAATTTAGTAACTATGATCAGTTGGTTGAAGAATTGGATTGCTTGTTTGATTTCAATGGGGAACTGAAGACCAATGAGAAGAATTGGCTGATTGTTTACACAGATGATGAGGGTGATATGATGCTGGTTGGTGATGATCCATGGCA GGAATTTGTTGGGATGGTGCGCAAAATTTTCATCTACACAAAGGAGGAAGTACAGAAGATGGCACCTAGGACTTTGAACTTCAGGAATGAAGATAATGTTCCAACTACAGGTGGTTCAGATTCCAAAGAAGCTAAACAGTCAATACCTTCATCGGCATCTAATGCTGAGAGCCATTAG
- the LOC130797847 gene encoding transcription factor ICE1-like, with protein MLSGPNSVGWIGDRGDEEDSSLTWNRNPCENREDIVDNVDVASLSSLKSMLEVENDWFDTNINPNSINFSTNESTDNLLLNPIDSSSCSASPSVFNSTTLDPSSVPYLFSSKPTIFNNSLPQGFGLGCGTSNGFFQENHTHPQIPDLLNRGNGGVLGGFSEFSPQNDMGSPNLGNNHHFSSTHLVQLAENEGFKSGSSSVSRFRGFEEGLGNSMFVNRTSKLLKPLDNSAPVGAQPTLFQKRAARKNVFSGNNSGNLLNSGTDSGLISNGVEGDCSKFNSGEENEKKRKFGNVGVLDSVSIDGSGFNYDSDDFTENNNFADGPKNGGTNSNNNSTVTGGDSKGKKKGLPAKNLMAERRRRKKLNDRLYMLRSVVPKISKMDRASILGDAIEYLKELLQKINDLHNELESTPPPSLTQTTNLHPLTPTLPNLPSRIKEELCPTSLPSPNGQPARIEVRLREGRAVNIHMFCGRRPGLLLSTMRTLDGLGLDIQQAVISCFNGFAMDIFRAECKEGQDLHPDQVKALLLDLVTFNGSTVANNCNM; from the exons TTCTCTTTCTTCTCTCAAATCAATGCTTGAAGTTGAAAATGATTGGTTTGATACTAACATTAATCCAAATTCAATCAATTTTTCAACAAATGAGAGTACTGATAATTTGCTTTTGAACCCAATtgattcttcttcttgttctgcTTCTCCCTCTGTTTTTAATTCAACTACACTTGACCCATCTTCTGTTCCTTACTTGTTTTCATCAAAACCCACCATTTTTAATAACTCTTTGCCTCAAGGGTTTGGTCTTGGATGTGGGACTAGTAATGGGTTTTTCCAGGAAAATCATACTCATCCCCAAATTCCAGATTTGCTTAACAGAGGAAATGGTGGTGTTTTGGGCGGGTTTAGTGAATTTAGTCCACAAAATGATATGGGTAGTCCTAATTTGGGGAATAACCATCATTTTTCATCTACCCATTTGGTTCAATTAGCTGAAAATGAGGGTTTTAAGAGTGGTTCAAGTTCAGTATCTCGATTTCGAGGTTTCGAAGAAGGATTAGGCAATTCAATGTTTGTTAATAGGACTTCAAAACTATTGAAACCCCTTGATAATTCTGCACCTGTTGGTGCACAACCTACCCTTTTTCAGAAAAGAGCTGCTCGGAAGAATGTTTTTAGTGGTAATAATTCTGGGAATTTGCTGAATTCTGGAACAGATTCTGGGTTGATTTCAAATGGGGTTGAAGGAGATTGTTCAAAGTTCAATTCCggtgaagaaaatgaaaagaaaaggaaatttGGTAATGTGGGTGTTTTAGATAGTGTTAGTATTGATGGGTCTGGTTTTAATTATGATTCTGATGATTTTACTGAGAATAACAATTTTGCTGACGGACCCAAAAATGGTGGaactaattcaaataataatagtacTGTTACTGGTGGTGATTCAAAGGGGAAGAAGAAAGGACTACCAGCTAAGAATTTAATGGCGGAACGCCGCCGCCGGAAGAAGCTTAATGATAGACTCTACATGCTGCGTTCCGTTGTCCCTAAGATTAGCAAg ATGGATCGGGCTTCGATACTTGGGGACGCAATCGAATATCTGAAAGAGCTGTTGCAAAAGATTAACGATCTCCACAACGAACTGGAGTCGACCCCTCCTCCTTCGTTGACACAGACAACAAATCTCCATCCCTTAACTCCTACACTTCCAAACCTGCCATCTCGAATCAAGGAAGAACTCTGCCCCACCTCATTGCCGAGTCCTAATGGTCAACCTGCAAGG ATTGAGGTAAGGTTAAGGGAAGGAAGAGCCGTCAACATCCACATGTTTTGCGGTCGCAGACCGGGCCTCTTGCTGTCTACAATGAGGACTTTGGATGGTCTTGGGCTGGACATCCAACAGGCCGTCATTAGCTGCTTTAATGGGTTTGCTATGGATATATTCCGCGCTGAG TGCAAGGAAGGGCAGGATCTGCACCCGGACCAAGTCAAAGCGCTGCTGTTAGATTTAGTAACCTTCAATGGCTCGACCGTAGCAAATAATTGCAATATGTGA